One Brachybacterium kimchii genomic window carries:
- a CDS encoding OsmC family protein — protein MAEASGHSPTETATTAGASASTAPDALPEKYTRALYTAHVENVGGTAGEVRVENGPTLPTGGPSADATGSNPEQFLAMAWSTCLGETLKAVLREQGIDAVTHVHVEVSLHFDPSGGYRFAPRALVSIEDVGEDEARRLAEAAHARCPVSRLLGRADSGALEVVPPPRG, from the coding sequence ATGGCGGAAGCATCCGGACACTCCCCGACCGAGACGGCCACCACCGCGGGAGCATCCGCGTCCACGGCCCCCGACGCCCTCCCCGAGAAGTACACCCGCGCTCTCTACACCGCGCACGTGGAGAACGTCGGCGGCACGGCGGGCGAGGTCCGCGTCGAGAACGGACCCACGCTGCCCACGGGCGGTCCGTCGGCCGACGCCACCGGCTCGAATCCCGAGCAGTTCCTCGCGATGGCGTGGAGCACGTGCCTGGGCGAGACCCTCAAGGCGGTGCTGCGCGAGCAGGGGATCGACGCCGTCACCCATGTGCACGTCGAGGTCAGCCTGCACTTCGACCCCTCGGGCGGCTACCGCTTCGCGCCGCGCGCCCTGGTGAGCATCGAGGACGTGGGCGAGGACGAGGCCCGCCGTCTCGCGGAGGCCGCGCACGCGCGCTGCCCCGTCTCCCGACTCCTCGGCCGTGCCGATTCGGGTGCTCTCGAGGTCGTGCCGCCGCCCCGGGGCTGA
- a CDS encoding acyl-CoA dehydrogenase family protein, with the protein MTTTEAPAAASPAGTHPSPPADPDSPAPTWTAHPTTTEGWLERAQEVSDLLAADAVARDRANRSPFREVELLKSAGLLTLLGPREFGGGGQTWETAYTAVRIVARGDGSIGQLLAYHFLWFWTAELVGTDEQRAAFARSATEGNWLIGGAVNPRDDDLTVTDEGEELVFTGRKSFSTGGVVSDVTILEGVLEGTGDHVFTAVPTRQEGIDFAGDWDNLGQRLTESGSVRITDVRVPWADALGYVDKQFHGLVYATLNVPAIQLVFTNFYLGIAQGALERAAAYTREKTRAWPFGGDDKASADEEWYILEGYGQLASKLWADEALIDRTGATISEVLHAPREELTEQRRGEIAVQVAASKLRIAEDGLEVTSKIFELTGARASSNSVGLDIYWRNLRTHSLHDPLPYKKREVGEYALAGRIPEPTWYT; encoded by the coding sequence ATGACCACGACCGAAGCACCCGCGGCAGCATCGCCCGCAGGCACGCACCCGTCCCCGCCCGCCGACCCGGACTCCCCTGCCCCCACCTGGACAGCGCACCCGACCACCACCGAGGGCTGGCTGGAGCGGGCCCAGGAGGTCTCCGACCTCCTGGCAGCCGATGCCGTCGCGCGCGACCGCGCGAACCGGAGTCCCTTCCGGGAGGTCGAGCTGCTGAAGTCCGCCGGCCTGCTGACGCTGCTGGGCCCGCGCGAGTTCGGCGGCGGAGGCCAGACCTGGGAGACCGCGTACACGGCGGTCCGCATCGTCGCGCGCGGCGACGGCTCCATCGGCCAGCTGCTCGCCTACCACTTCCTGTGGTTCTGGACCGCGGAGCTCGTGGGGACCGATGAGCAGCGCGCGGCCTTCGCGCGGTCCGCGACCGAGGGGAACTGGCTGATCGGCGGGGCCGTCAACCCCCGCGATGACGACCTCACGGTCACCGACGAGGGCGAGGAGCTGGTCTTCACCGGCCGCAAGTCCTTCTCCACCGGCGGCGTCGTCTCCGACGTGACGATCCTCGAGGGAGTCCTGGAGGGCACCGGGGACCACGTCTTCACCGCCGTGCCCACACGCCAGGAGGGCATCGACTTCGCCGGCGACTGGGACAACCTGGGGCAGCGCCTCACGGAGTCCGGCTCCGTGCGGATCACGGACGTGCGCGTCCCGTGGGCCGACGCGCTCGGCTACGTCGACAAGCAGTTCCACGGTCTGGTGTACGCCACCCTCAACGTGCCCGCGATCCAGCTGGTGTTCACGAACTTCTACCTGGGGATCGCCCAGGGCGCCCTCGAGCGCGCCGCGGCCTACACGCGGGAGAAGACCCGTGCGTGGCCCTTCGGAGGGGACGACAAGGCGTCGGCCGACGAGGAGTGGTACATCCTCGAGGGCTACGGCCAGCTGGCCTCGAAGCTCTGGGCCGACGAGGCCCTCATCGACCGCACCGGCGCCACGATCAGCGAGGTCCTCCACGCCCCGCGGGAGGAGCTCACCGAGCAGCGGCGCGGCGAGATCGCCGTGCAGGTCGCCGCCTCCAAGCTGCGCATCGCCGAGGACGGCCTCGAGGTGACCTCCAAGATCTTCGAGCTCACCGGGGCGCGCGCCTCCTCGAACTCCGTGGGCCTGGACATCTACTGGCGGAACCTCCGCACCCACTCGCTGCACGACCCGCTGCCCTACAAGAAGCGCGAGGTGGGCGAGTACGCGCTCGCCGGCCGCATCCCGGAGCCCACCTGGTACACGTGA
- a CDS encoding sugar phosphate isomerase/epimerase family protein yields the protein MSTHHDLLASCWTWAGDVGPRDEDQRSPVPLPERIEALAASGWRGAGIQHADLVELRDTIGLPRLRAQLEDAGIERIELEFLSDWWEQGAARAASDRQLDDFLEAAAQLGAPALKIGACHLGADRSEAPDPAAFAADLHRVAERADAFGVTLALEAMADTNLPMFGDAVDLVRAVDHPRAGLAVDIFQLARSGDDDFTLLPALLEGVPVAMVELGDAPVGADGVAPRCLPGRGDLDMAGFVVAMTDAGWTGFWGVEIIADELRALPVAQGLAEVRAGVDVALARAQQILDARP from the coding sequence ATGAGCACCCACCACGACCTGCTGGCCTCCTGCTGGACCTGGGCGGGGGACGTCGGCCCCCGTGACGAGGATCAGCGCAGCCCCGTGCCTCTCCCGGAGCGGATCGAGGCCCTCGCCGCCTCGGGCTGGCGAGGCGCGGGGATCCAGCATGCCGATCTCGTGGAGCTGCGCGACACGATCGGCCTTCCCCGACTGCGCGCACAGCTCGAGGACGCCGGCATCGAGCGCATCGAGCTCGAGTTCCTCAGCGACTGGTGGGAACAGGGCGCGGCTCGCGCGGCCTCGGACCGCCAGCTCGACGACTTCCTCGAGGCCGCGGCGCAGCTCGGAGCCCCCGCCCTGAAGATCGGCGCATGCCACCTCGGCGCCGATCGCTCCGAGGCGCCGGACCCCGCGGCCTTCGCCGCGGATCTGCACCGGGTCGCCGAGCGCGCCGACGCCTTCGGCGTCACCCTGGCGCTCGAGGCGATGGCGGACACCAACTTGCCGATGTTCGGCGACGCGGTCGACCTCGTCCGTGCCGTGGACCATCCGCGTGCCGGGCTCGCCGTGGACATCTTCCAGCTCGCGAGATCCGGCGACGACGACTTCACGCTCCTGCCCGCGCTCCTGGAGGGCGTCCCGGTCGCCATGGTCGAGCTCGGTGACGCGCCGGTGGGTGCCGACGGCGTCGCTCCGCGCTGCCTCCCGGGCCGCGGGGATCTCGACATGGCGGGCTTCGTGGTGGCGATGACCGACGCGGGCTGGACGGGCTTCTGGGGCGTCGAGATCATCGCCGACGAGCTGCGGGCGCTGCCCGTCGCGCAGGGGCTCGCCGAGGTCCGCGCGGGGGTCGACGTCGCTCTCGCGCGCGCCCAGCAGATCCTCGACGCGCGCCCCTGA